From Anopheles arabiensis isolate DONGOLA chromosome 3, AaraD3, whole genome shotgun sequence, a single genomic window includes:
- the LOC120905186 gene encoding zinc finger protein 311-like: MCNSGSDIPVHYLLEHKELPGPYQCLVCPASFYAAAELTHHFRAHTDRERDSVSVAQASLCYRIENCQVNQCKICRQNFTTKGAIRKHWKMHTDRRYVSAQCRQSFREERLYRRHVAEKHPATNCEHRNDDDLAGRKCWRIKWHGVPAVNDLF, encoded by the coding sequence ATGTGCAATAGCGGGAGCGACATTCCGGTACACTATCTATTGGAGCATAAGGAGCTGCCGGGACCGTACCAGTGTCTCGTTTGTCCAGCAAGCTTTTACGCGGCAGCAGAGTTGACGCACCATTTCCGTGCGCACACGGATCGAGAACGCGACAGCGTGTCCGTTGCGCAGGCATCGCTCTGTTACCGGATCGAAAACTGCCAGGTGAATCAGTGCAAGATCTGCCGGCAGAATTTCACCACCAAGGGTGCTATCAGGAAGCATTGGAAGATGCATACGGACCGAAGGTACGTGTCCGCGCAGTGCAGACAATCGTTTCGCGAGGAGCGACTGTATCGCAGACACGTGGCCGAGAAGCATCCGGCAACCAACTGCGAGCACCGCAACGATGATGATCTCGCAGGAAGGAAGTGCTGGAGGATTAAATGGCACGGTGTACCGGCAGTTAATGATTTGTTCTGA